The Mycobacteriales bacterium sequence ACGACGTCGCGACCGTCCGGCATCGCGGCGGCAGCAGCGCAGACGAATGCTGCTCCCCTGCGGCTGTCGGGCAGGTCGGAGATCTGGGCGAGGACCAGCTCGAGGTTCGCGACGTCGTCGCCGTGCCGGCCGGCCCAGCGCGCGGACAGTACGCCGGGCATCTGGTTCAGCGCATCGACCGCGAGCCCGCTGTCGTCGGCGATCGACGGCAGCCCGGTGCCCCGGCAGGCGGCGTGCGCCTTGAGCAGTGCGTTGTCCGCGAAGGTTGCGCCGGTCTCGACCACGTCGGCGAGGTCCGGGTAGGCGTCGAGGCCGAGCAGTTCGACGTCGTACGGGTCGAGGATGCGGCGCAGCTCTTCGATCTTGCCCTTGTTGCGCGTCGCGAGGACGACCGTGGCGGTCACTCCCGCAACGCCGCCTCCTGCAGCGCGGTCAGCTCGGCGCAGCCCTTGACCGCGAGGTCGAGCAACCGGTTGAGCTCGTCCCGATCGAACGGCGCCCCCTCGGCCGTTCCCTGCACCTCGACGAACCGGCCGTCACCGGTGCAGACGACGTTCATGTCCGTCTCTGCCTTGACGTCCTCGTCGTAGCAGAGGTCGAGACAGGGAACCCCGTCGACGATGCCGACACTGACTGCGGCGACGGACGAGACGAGCGGCTCGCCGGCCGCCAGCGCGTTGCGCGCGCGCAGCCACGACACGGCGTCGGCGAGCGCGACATAGGCGCCCGTGATCGCCGCCGTACGCGTGCCACCGTCGGCTTGCAGGACGTCACAGTCGATGACGATCGTGTTCTCGCCGAGAGCCTTGTAGTCGATCGCCGCGCGCAGCGAACGGCCCACCAAACGTGAGATCTCGTGCGTGCGGCCACCGATCCGGCCCTTGACCGACTCGCGGTCGCTGCGCGTGTGCGTGGAGCGTGGAAGCATCGCGTACTCCGCCGTGACCCAGCCGAGCCCGCTGCCCTTGCGCCACCGCGGCACGCCTTCGGTCACCGACGCGGCGCACAGCACGCGGGTCCGACCGAACTCGACGAGCACCGAGCCCTCCGCATGATCCAGCCAGCGCCGGGTGATCCGGACCTCGCGCAGAGCGTCCGGCGCGCGGCCATCGGGACGGGTGGCAGTGGGTTCGCTCACAGGTGCGATGCCTCTCGGTCAGATCTCGAATCGGTCCAGCGAGTGCGCGATCGCGATGTCGCCGCTGTAGCTCGCGGTCGCCCCGGCGAGGGTACGGTCGACGTCCCCCCACGGCACCAGATGGGTGAGCACGAGCCGACCGGCGCCGGCCCGGGTCGCGTGCGCGCCGGCGTCGCCGCCGGTCATGTGCAGTCCGGGCGGGTTGTGCTCGCCGTCGAGAAACGACGCCTCACACAGCATCAGATCCGCGTCGCGGGCGAGGTCGGTCAGCGCATCACACGGCGCCGTGTCCGCGCTGTAGGCGATGGTCCGTCCGCCGGCGCTGATCCGCATCCCGTAGGTCTCGACACTGTGGTTCATCCGCCGCAGCGTGATCTCGAACGGTCCGACGTCAATCGTCCGCTCCGAGTCGATCGGGCGTACGTCGTACACCCCTTCGACCGGGTCCTCGGGATCCTCGATCACGCCGGGCAGGCCGCTCGGCCCATAGACCGGAAGCACCGGTGCCGATCCGGCCGGGTGGTAGTGCCGCACGTAGGTGTAGGTCAGCAGGTCGAAGTAGTGGTCGCCGTGCAGATGGCTGATCACGACCGCGTCCGGCTCGAGCAGCCCGCACGCTTCGTCCAGCGGGCCGAGCGAGCCGTTGCCCATGTCCAGCACCAGCCGGAAGCCGTCCTCCTCGACGAGGTACGACGAGCACGGCGAGCCCGGTCCCGGGTAGGTGCCCGAGCACCCGACGATGGTGAGCCTCATGCCGGCAGCGCTGCGGCGACCTCGCCGATTTCAGGACCGAGAAACCGCCGGCCGAGGCGGGCGAACGGTTCCGGGTCTCCGGTCGCGAGGAAACGGTGCTCCGGCGGCGGGAGCGACTCGTCGCGGAAGCCGACCGACCCGGCCAGCTCCCGGTAGACGTCCTTGGCCGTCTCCTCCGCGCTCGACACGAGGGTTACCGCATCCCCGACGACATAGGAGATCACCCCGGTGAGCAGCGGATAGTGCGTGCAGCCCAGCACGAGCGTGTCGACCCCGGCGGCAACGACCGGTTCGAGGTAGTCCTCCGCGACCGACAAAAGGGCCGGGCTGTGCGTGTCACCGCGTTCGACGTACTCCACGAACTGCGGGCACGCCGCAGTGGTCAGCGACACGTGGGTCGCCGCCGCGAACGCGTCGTCGTAAGCCTTGCTCGTGATCGTCGCCGCGGTGCCGATGACGCCGATCCGCTGGTTTCTGGTCACGGCCACCGCCCGGCGCACGGCGGGCTGGATGACCTCGACCACGGGAATCGAGTAGCGCTCGCGCGCATCGCGCAGGCACGCGGAGCTGGCCGTGTTGCAGGCGATCACGAGCAGCTTCACGCCGTGGTTGTCGACCAGGTCGTCGAGGACGGCGAGCGCGAGCGCGCGCACGTCGGCGATCCGCCGCGGGCCGTACGGGCCGTTGGCTGTGTCACCGACATAGACGATCGACTCGGCGGGCAGCTGGTCGATGACCGCCCGGGCGACGGTGAGCCCGCCGACCCCGCTGTCGAAGATCCCGATCGGCGCGTCCACACACCCATCCTTGCATCCGGGCATCGCCGAGCCCATGACCGTGCCCGGCGATGCCCAGCCGCTCCGTCGAGCGAATCTTTACCGCGACGCAGCCGCTACGAACCCGAATCAGGTATCGGCATTTCGGTTAGCATCACGGCGCTGACCGGGTCCGGTTTCCAGCCGGCGCCCGACTCACGGTTGATCTGCCAGCTCAGTGCATAGAAATTGCCCCAGCCGCAGGTCTCCTTGCTCGTGCCGGTGCTTACTGCGGGGCCAAAGAAGTTGCCTTGCTCCGCATTAGACCCCTCGATGAACTGGTAGCAGTTGATCGCAACTCGGAACTTATATCCACACGTATTTTCGCTGATCTTGACCCAACCCTGGGTGTCGTTCGAGCCGCCCGATGCAACAGTCCAGCTGCAACCACCCCCACCCGGCCCGATCGTCGAGGCAGCGGCAACCGCGCCGCTACCCAGCACCGCAGCCACGCATATTCCCGCCGCAAGGGATTTTCCTAACGCCCGCCTGACCCGCAAACCAAATGATTGCCGCACGACCCACCTCCTGGCCCGTCTGGGAATAATCGACACGGATTCCAGCACGGCCGAACAGGAATGGTCAAGAGCTGGCAATACTTTTGGCAATAGGCGTATCGGTAGAGCGCGCGGAGCGAATTAGCCAAATAGTCCGCAAACCTGAAATAAGACAATTTGCCGGCTCAGGCCCAGAGCTGGCCCTCGATCTTCTCGGTGGCCTGCTCAATGGTGCCGTCGTAGGCGCCGGTGCTGAGGTACTTCCAGCCGCCGTCGGCGACGATGAAGACGATGTCCGCGCGTTCGCCGGCCTTCACGGCGCGGTCGGCCTGGGCGAGCGCCGCGTGCAGGATCGCGCCGGTCGAGATCCCCGCGAAGATGCCTTCTTCCTCGATCAGCTGGCGGGTGCGCCGCAACGCGTCTGCCGGGCCGACCGAGAAACG is a genomic window containing:
- the murI gene encoding glutamate racemase, whose amino-acid sequence is MPGCKDGCVDAPIGIFDSGVGGLTVARAVIDQLPAESIVYVGDTANGPYGPRRIADVRALALAVLDDLVDNHGVKLLVIACNTASSACLRDARERYSIPVVEVIQPAVRRAVAVTRNQRIGVIGTAATITSKAYDDAFAAATHVSLTTAACPQFVEYVERGDTHSPALLSVAEDYLEPVVAAGVDTLVLGCTHYPLLTGVISYVVGDAVTLVSSAEETAKDVYRELAGSVGFRDESLPPPEHRFLATGDPEPFARLGRRFLGPEIGEVAAALPA
- the rdgB gene encoding RdgB/HAM1 family non-canonical purine NTP pyrophosphatase, which produces MTATVVLATRNKGKIEELRRILDPYDVELLGLDAYPDLADVVETGATFADNALLKAHAACRGTGLPSIADDSGLAVDALNQMPGVLSARWAGRHGDDVANLELVLAQISDLPDSRRGAAFVCAAAAAMPDGRDVVVEGRLAGHLARSPRGSNGFGYDPIFVPLDDDRTTAEMPPEEKDAISHRGKAFRALAPLLAGLLGSGESRAARA
- a CDS encoding MBL fold metallo-hydrolase, which translates into the protein MRLTIVGCSGTYPGPGSPCSSYLVEEDGFRLVLDMGNGSLGPLDEACGLLEPDAVVISHLHGDHYFDLLTYTYVRHYHPAGSAPVLPVYGPSGLPGVIEDPEDPVEGVYDVRPIDSERTIDVGPFEITLRRMNHSVETYGMRISAGGRTIAYSADTAPCDALTDLARDADLMLCEASFLDGEHNPPGLHMTGGDAGAHATRAGAGRLVLTHLVPWGDVDRTLAGATASYSGDIAIAHSLDRFEI
- the rph gene encoding ribonuclease PH yields the protein MSEPTATRPDGRAPDALREVRITRRWLDHAEGSVLVEFGRTRVLCAASVTEGVPRWRKGSGLGWVTAEYAMLPRSTHTRSDRESVKGRIGGRTHEISRLVGRSLRAAIDYKALGENTIVIDCDVLQADGGTRTAAITGAYVALADAVSWLRARNALAAGEPLVSSVAAVSVGIVDGVPCLDLCYDEDVKAETDMNVVCTGDGRFVEVQGTAEGAPFDRDELNRLLDLAVKGCAELTALQEAALRE